Proteins encoded by one window of Rutidosis leptorrhynchoides isolate AG116_Rl617_1_P2 chromosome 7, CSIRO_AGI_Rlap_v1, whole genome shotgun sequence:
- the LOC139859932 gene encoding UDP-glycosyltransferase 75C1-like, with product MAGPKKFLIVAYSGQGHINPSLLFANRLLEMGIKVTYSTSLSAIRHFDKKSTPQGLTFAPFSDGHDNGMQPTTTLEQFIYDFSTKGSCAISELISSAIAAGEPFDHLVYTTVAPWGATVAKDHNLKSTLLWCQTATILDIYYYYFNGYKDMISSNSYNFEFEVTLPGLPSLAIADLPSFMLPSSPKEHDFLEPLFNDHIDALKTSPRILINTFEKLEVEQLRAIDKITFFPIGPLIPSELLDEKTSSKNPHSYIQWLNTKPKSSVVYVSFGSITNLSSHQAEEMSTGLLKCRRPFLWVIRDSEQADKLSNIEKLNKQGMIVNWCSQVEVLRHESIGCFVTHCGWNSTLETIVGGIPLVAFPQWTDQGTNAKLIEDVWKIGVKVSKRDIDGIVDGHEIKRCVEMVMKDDKMKNKIENWSKLAKESLNKGGSSIISLQTFLNDA from the coding sequence ATGGCAGGCCCCAAAAAATTCTTGATTGTCGCCTATTCAGGCCAAGGCCACATCAATCCATCCCTTCTGTTTGCTAATCGCCTCTTAGAAATGGGTATCAAAGTCACATATTCAACTAGTTTATCGGCCATTCGACACTTTGACAAGAAGAGCACTCCTCAAGGCCTAACCTTTGCTCCATTCTCCGATGGCCACGACAATGGCATGCAACCAACTACAACCCTAGAACAATTCATATATGACTTTTCTACAAAGGGTTCTTGTGCTATATCAGAGCTCATCAGCTCTGCCATAGCAGCAGGGGAACCTTTTGACCATTTGGTTTATACCACTGTTGCACCATGGGGTGCAACAGTGGCAAAAGACCACAATCTCAAATCTACTCTTCTATGGTGTCAAACGGCTACCATTTTGGATATTTACTATTACTATTTCAATGGTTACAAAGATATGATATCAAGTAATAGTTATAACTTTGAGTTTGAAGTCACCTTACCTGGATTGCCCTCGCTAGCGATAGCAGATCTACCTTCTTTTATGTTGCCATCAAGCCCAAAGGAACATGATTTTTTAGAACCACTTTTTAACGATCATATTGACGCACTCAAAACATCTCCAAGAATACTTATCAACACTTTTGAAAAACTAGAAGTTGAACAACTTCGAGCAATTGATAAGATTACATTCTTTCCAATTGGACCCTTGATTCCGTCTGAATTGTTAGATGAAAAAACCTCGTCTAAAAATCCGCATAGTTACATTCAATGGTTAAATACAAAACCAAAATCATCAGTTGTGTATGTTTCTTTTGGAAGCATAACAAATTTATCTAGCCATCAAGCAGAGGAGATGTCAACAGGATTGTTAAAGTGTCGTCGGCCATTTTTGTGGGTGATAAGAGATAGTGAGCAAGCAGATAAACTGAGCAACATAGAGAAACTTAATAAACAAGGGATGATAGTGAACTGGTGTTCACAAGTAGAGGTATTGCGACATGAATCAATAGGCTGTTTTGTGACACATTGTGGATGGAATTCGACGTTGGAGACAATTGTTGGAGGTATTCCTTTGGTCGCGTTTCCACAATGGACCGATCAAGGGACAAACGCAAAATTGATTGAAGATGTGTGGAAAATAGGGGTTAAGGTTAGCAAGAGAGACATAGATGGAATAGTAGATGGCCACGAGATTAAGAGATGTGTGGAAATGGTGAtgaaagatgacaagatgaagaacaaAATAGAAAATTGGAGCAAGTTGGCAAAAGAAAGTCTCAACAAAGGTGGATCATCCATTATAAGCCTCCAAACTTTCTTGAATGATGCTTGA